Within Paenibacillus albicereus, the genomic segment ATGCTGGAGCCCGCCTACCTGCACGGATCGGCGGAGCTCACGGCATTCGACTCGCTCGGTCCCGCCTTGATCGGGCTGTTCGGCTTCTTCTTCGTCTTCCTGCTGGCGGGCGTCTCCTTCCTGCGAGAGCGCACGACCGGCACGCTGGAGCGGCTGCTGGCGACGCCGATCCGCCGCCATGAGGTCGTCGCGGGCTATCTCGGCGGATTCGGGCTGTTCACGCTCGCGCAGGCCGCGCTCATCGCCTGGTACTCCGTGTCGGTGCTCGGCCTCCACCGCGAAGGCCCGTTCTGGCTCGTCCTGCTCGCCTGCCTGCTGCTGGCGCTGACGGCGCTCACGCTCGGGACTTTGCTGTCGACCTTCGCGAGCAGCGAGTTCCAGATCATCCAGTTCATCCCGCTCGTCATCGTCCCGCAGGTGTTCTTCTCCGGACTGTTCCAGCTGGACAGCATGAACGAAGCGGTGCGCCAGATCCGCTGGGCGATGCCTCTCTACTACGGCGCTGACGCGCTCAAGGGCGTCATGCTGCGCGGGGAAGGACTGGCGGAGGTCTGGCCGCCGCTTGCGGCGCTGCTCGGCTTCGCGCTGCTGTTCGCGCTGCTCAACGTGCTCGCGCTCAAAAAGCAGCGATCCGCATAATGCGTGCGCTCCGCTGCCACTTCAAGGGAGGGAACGATAGATGAACCGACATGAACCGTGGCTCGAAGAGCTGCTGCAGGGAGCCGCGGACGAAGGCAAGACGACCGCCAGGCAGGCGAGGATCGTCGAGGCGGCCGTCGAGCTGTTCGCCGAAAAAGGCTTCGCCGCCGCTTCCACG encodes:
- a CDS encoding ABC transporter permease; translated protein: MRIRSLAWRIIRQFLRDKRTLALLFLAPLLVLSLLYLVFGGDASAPKIGVAGSGPVAEAAAQRLELAGAAVTAYADPDEALDALGKQELDAVLDAASAPPQATLEGSDPTRSRAALALLRQAAAGSTASGADAAAPTGGAADGAGADPTQAAAPGEDAAGPAIGAAGMLEPAYLHGSAELTAFDSLGPALIGLFGFFFVFLLAGVSFLRERTTGTLERLLATPIRRHEVVAGYLGGFGLFTLAQAALIAWYSVSVLGLHREGPFWLVLLACLLLALTALTLGTLLSTFASSEFQIIQFIPLVIVPQVFFSGLFQLDSMNEAVRQIRWAMPLYYGADALKGVMLRGEGLAEVWPPLAALLGFALLFALLNVLALKKQRSA